In the genome of Opitutia bacterium KCR 482, one region contains:
- the rpsL gene encoding 30S ribosomal protein S12, translating into MPTINQLVRKPRSLVKAKTKAPALKSNPFRRGVCVQVMTRTPKKPNSAIRKVAKVRLTSGYEVIAYIPDEGHSLQEHSVVLVRGGRVKDLPGVRYHIVRGTLDCMGVEKRRRSRSKYGVKRPKAKKA; encoded by the coding sequence ATGCCTACAATTAATCAGTTAGTTCGCAAGCCGCGCAGCCTTGTAAAAGCAAAGACAAAGGCGCCGGCTTTGAAGTCGAATCCGTTTCGCCGCGGCGTATGCGTACAGGTAATGACCCGTACGCCTAAGAAGCCGAACTCGGCTATTCGTAAAGTCGCAAAGGTGCGCCTTACTTCGGGATACGAAGTAATCGCCTATATTCCCGACGAAGGCCACTCGTTGCAGGAACACAGCGTCGTGCTCGTGCGCGGCGGCCGTGTTAAGGACTTGCCCGGTGTTCGTTACCACATCGTCCGCGGTACGCTCGACTGCATGGGTGTTGAAAAACGCCGCCGCAGCCGTTCGAAGTACGGTGTCAAGCGCCCGAAGGCCAAGAAGGCATAA
- the rpoC gene encoding DNA-directed RNA polymerase subunit beta': MDENNTSQAREILGFDSDAGFDSVSIGLASPDTIRSWSHGEVKNPETINYRTFKPEPGGLFCQRIFGPVRDYECACGKYKRIRFKDQVCDRCGVEVTTSRVRRERMGHIELAVPVAHIWFLKSMPSRLSLMLDMTSKALESVIYYERYVVIEPRNTSLTFKQFLSEEEYQAAIDAGDDFVAKMGAEAIRDLLAKIDLEKLEVELVEQMQSTRSKQIKKKLSKRLKLVQGFIQSNARPEWMILEVLPVIPPDLRPLVPLEGGRFATSDLNDLYRRVINRNNRLRSLMQMRTPDVIIHNEKRMLQESIDALFDNGRHGRPVTGAGNRPLKSISDMLKGKQGRFRQNLLGKRVDYSGRSVIVIGPDLKLNQCGLPKKMALTLFEPFIIRRLKELGFVHTVRSARKMIEKKSPEVWDILEEVTEGHPVMLNRAPTLHRLSIQAFEPVLIEGDAIRLHPLVCGAYNADFDGDQMAVHVPLSLEAVMEAKLLMLASNNIFSPSSGKPILTPSQDIVLGCYYLTYEPSLKKEKGQRVPLLASLREVEGAQAEGMLHWHDWIDYVNPDYGKDTIFGDKTKKIIRTTPGRVIFNTIWPEKMGFVNFVVPKGKLGDLILNTFKICGRSESAPVLDRMKKLGFRTATLAGISIGIGDMDIPAEKKGIIAEARAKIKVIENEYHKGTITKGERSNKVIDVWNVATDEIAKKAFENLARVPEKTFGRQHINPVYILMDSGARGNKAQVRQLCGARGLMAKPNGEIIERPILSSFREGLSVHEYFISTHGARKGLADTALKTADAGYMTRKLCDVAMDVIITEEDDGNRDGIWKQAIYDGDDEIVSLFDRIVGRCSSDDILNPTNPSEVVVKNGEIITEAMAKRIGALGIERVKIMSPLTHLKRNAIPAKAYGIDPSSQKLVERGTAVGIIAAQSIGEPGTQLTMRTFHVGGVAQAVKAPELAARNDGTIHYEDITSVSLPQVDADGNEINVSVVLNKTAHMKIVGEEGNVLEDYTLAAGALITAEEGQHVKKGTLLARWDPHNIPIMASESGVVQFKDLIDGLTYRSDFDPSTGRTTITISDHKEDLNPTINIVDKKTGEIKAFQVIPTGAQVIVSEGDEIAPGMIMAKTPRSAAKTQDITGGLPRVAELFEARRPKDAAEIARSHGIVKIGGTRRKKTILRIVPKGWQEGDEGAIEEHLIPANKRIIVQPDDEVKRGQALTEGGVDPSEVLEVMGASEVQEYIIREIQKVYRSQGVTINDKHIEVIASRMLRKVRVSDPGDSDYFWGQQVDRYEFMETNKNIEDAGGKAATAEPILLGITKASLETESFISAASFQETTRVLTEAATLGKRDDLSGFKENVIMGNLIPAGTGLAAYRKLKVNAIGHTPLADGMLDGGETSEADAQ, from the coding sequence ATGGACGAAAACAATACAAGCCAAGCGCGAGAAATTCTCGGTTTCGACAGCGACGCGGGTTTTGACAGCGTTTCCATCGGTCTCGCTTCCCCGGATACGATTCGTTCGTGGTCGCACGGCGAGGTTAAGAACCCCGAAACAATCAACTACCGCACGTTCAAGCCCGAACCCGGCGGTTTGTTCTGCCAGAGAATATTCGGCCCCGTGCGCGACTACGAGTGCGCCTGCGGCAAGTACAAGCGCATCCGCTTTAAGGATCAGGTTTGCGACCGTTGCGGCGTCGAAGTGACGACAAGCCGCGTGCGCCGCGAAAGAATGGGGCATATCGAACTTGCCGTTCCCGTAGCGCACATTTGGTTTTTGAAAAGCATGCCAAGCAGGCTCAGCCTCATGCTCGACATGACTTCGAAAGCCCTCGAAAGCGTAATCTACTACGAACGCTACGTCGTAATCGAGCCACGCAACACGTCCCTTACGTTCAAACAGTTCCTCTCGGAAGAGGAATATCAGGCGGCAATCGACGCGGGCGACGACTTTGTGGCGAAAATGGGCGCGGAAGCTATCCGCGACCTGCTCGCGAAAATCGACTTGGAAAAGCTCGAAGTTGAACTCGTCGAACAAATGCAGTCCACGCGCTCGAAGCAGATTAAGAAAAAGCTCTCGAAGCGTTTGAAACTCGTTCAGGGCTTCATTCAGAGCAACGCGCGTCCCGAATGGATGATTCTCGAAGTCCTGCCCGTCATTCCGCCGGATTTGAGACCCCTCGTTCCGCTCGAAGGCGGCAGATTCGCAACCAGCGACCTCAACGACCTTTACCGCCGCGTAATCAACCGCAACAACCGTCTGCGCAGCCTCATGCAGATGCGCACTCCCGACGTCATCATTCACAACGAAAAGAGAATGTTGCAGGAGTCCATCGACGCGCTGTTCGACAACGGCCGCCATGGCCGTCCCGTAACGGGCGCGGGCAACAGGCCGCTGAAAAGCATCTCCGACATGCTCAAAGGCAAGCAGGGACGCTTCCGTCAAAACCTGCTCGGCAAGCGCGTCGACTACTCCGGCCGTTCGGTTATCGTCATCGGTCCCGACCTCAAACTCAACCAGTGCGGTCTGCCGAAGAAAATGGCGCTTACGCTGTTCGAACCTTTCATCATCCGCCGCTTGAAGGAACTGGGCTTTGTGCACACAGTCCGCAGCGCGCGCAAAATGATTGAAAAGAAGTCGCCCGAAGTTTGGGATATTCTGGAAGAGGTAACCGAGGGGCACCCCGTTATGCTCAACCGCGCTCCGACGCTCCACAGGCTTTCGATTCAGGCGTTCGAGCCTGTGCTCATCGAGGGCGACGCCATCCGCCTGCACCCGCTTGTTTGCGGCGCGTACAATGCGGACTTCGACGGCGACCAAATGGCAGTCCACGTTCCGCTCTCGCTCGAAGCGGTCATGGAGGCGAAACTTTTGATGTTGGCAAGCAACAACATTTTCTCCCCGTCGTCGGGCAAACCTATTTTGACGCCCTCGCAGGACATCGTTCTGGGGTGCTACTACCTCACGTACGAACCTAGCCTCAAAAAGGAAAAAGGCCAGCGCGTTCCGCTGCTTGCGTCGCTCCGCGAAGTCGAGGGCGCACAGGCGGAGGGCATGCTCCACTGGCACGACTGGATTGACTATGTCAACCCCGACTACGGCAAAGACACGATTTTCGGCGACAAAACAAAGAAAATTATCCGCACAACCCCCGGCCGCGTAATCTTCAACACGATTTGGCCGGAAAAGATGGGCTTTGTAAACTTCGTCGTTCCGAAAGGCAAACTCGGCGACCTCATTCTTAACACGTTTAAGATTTGCGGCCGCAGCGAAAGCGCGCCCGTGCTCGACAGAATGAAAAAGCTCGGCTTCCGCACCGCGACGCTCGCCGGCATTTCAATCGGTATCGGCGACATGGACATTCCCGCCGAAAAGAAGGGAATCATCGCCGAAGCCCGCGCGAAAATCAAAGTCATCGAAAACGAATACCACAAGGGTACGATTACCAAGGGCGAACGCTCGAACAAGGTCATCGACGTGTGGAACGTCGCGACCGACGAAATCGCGAAAAAGGCATTCGAAAATCTCGCCCGCGTTCCCGAAAAAACTTTCGGACGCCAGCACATCAATCCCGTTTATATCCTCATGGATTCGGGCGCGCGAGGCAACAAGGCGCAGGTTCGCCAGCTCTGCGGTGCCCGCGGCCTTATGGCGAAACCGAACGGCGAAATTATCGAACGCCCGATTCTCTCGTCTTTCCGCGAAGGTCTGAGCGTGCACGAATACTTTATCTCCACGCACGGCGCGCGCAAGGGTCTTGCCGACACCGCCCTTAAAACGGCGGACGCAGGCTACATGACCAGAAAACTCTGCGACGTCGCCATGGACGTTATCATTACGGAAGAGGACGACGGCAACCGCGACGGTATCTGGAAACAGGCAATCTACGACGGCGACGACGAAATCGTCTCGCTCTTCGACCGCATCGTCGGACGCTGCTCTTCGGACGATATTTTGAACCCGACGAACCCGTCGGAAGTAGTCGTAAAGAACGGCGAAATCATCACGGAGGCAATGGCGAAGCGCATCGGCGCGCTCGGTATCGAACGCGTCAAGATTATGAGCCCGCTCACGCACCTCAAACGCAACGCGATTCCCGCAAAGGCGTACGGCATCGACCCGTCGTCGCAGAAGCTTGTGGAACGCGGCACGGCGGTCGGCATCATCGCGGCGCAGTCAATCGGCGAACCCGGCACTCAGCTGACGATGAGAACCTTCCACGTCGGCGGCGTCGCGCAGGCGGTCAAAGCCCCCGAACTTGCTGCCCGCAACGACGGCACAATCCATTACGAAGACATCACGAGCGTTTCGCTCCCGCAGGTTGACGCCGACGGCAACGAAATCAATGTAAGCGTAGTCCTCAACAAAACCGCCCACATGAAAATCGTGGGCGAAGAGGGCAACGTCCTCGAAGACTACACGCTCGCGGCGGGCGCGCTCATCACGGCGGAAGAGGGTCAGCATGTCAAAAAGGGCACGCTCCTCGCGCGTTGGGACCCGCACAATATCCCGATTATGGCAAGCGAATCGGGCGTCGTCCAATTCAAGGACTTGATTGACGGCCTCACATACCGCTCGGATTTCGACCCCTCCACGGGTCGCACGACAATCACGATTTCCGACCACAAAGAAGACCTCAACCCGACCATCAACATCGTCGACAAGAAGACGGGAGAAATCAAGGCGTTCCAGGTAATCCCGACGGGCGCACAGGTGATAGTCTCGGAGGGCGACGAAATCGCCCCCGGTATGATTATGGCGAAAACCCCGCGCTCGGCGGCAAAAACGCAGGACATCACCGGCGGTCTGCCGCGCGTCGCGGAACTTTTCGAAGCCCGCCGTCCGAAAGACGCGGCGGAAATTGCGCGTTCGCACGGCATCGTGAAAATCGGCGGCACGCGCCGCAAGAAGACGATTTTGAGAATCGTCCCGAAGGGCTGGCAGGAAGGCGACGAAGGCGCAATCGAAGAGCATCTCATTCCCGCCAACAAGCGAATCATCGTACAGCCCGACGACGAAGTAAAGCGCGGTCAGGCTCTCACGGAAGGCGGCGTCGACCCCAGCGAAGTCCTCGAAGTAATGGGGGCAAGCGAAGTTCAGGAATATATCATCAGGGAAATCCAGAAGGTGTACCGCTCGCAGGGTGTTACAATTAACGACAAGCACATCGAAGTTATCGCTTCGAGAATGCTGCGCAAAGTCCGCGTGTCCGACCCCGGCGACTCCGACTACTTCTGGGGCCAGCAGGTCGACCGCTACGAATTTATGGAAACCAACAAGAATATCGAAGACGCGGGCGGTAAAGCCGCGACCGCCGAACCGATACTCTTGGGTATCACGAAAGCCAGCTTGGAAACCGAAAGTTTCATAAGCGCGGCGTCGTTCCAGGAAACAACGAGAGTTCTCACGGAAGCCGCAACGCTCGGCAAACGCGACGACCTTTCGGGCTTCAAGGAAAACGTGATAATGGGTAATTTGATTCCCGCGGGTACGGGGCTTGCCGCGTACCGCAAGCTGAAAGTCAACGCAATCGGACACACTCCGCTTGCCGACGGAATGCTTGACGGCGGGGAAACTTCGGAGGCCGACGCTCAATAG
- the rpsG gene encoding 30S ribosomal protein S7 yields MSRRHRAEKRERIPDSRYKSALVSHLINMVMKDGKKTVAERIVYGAIEKVSEKLEKGDPIDLLLGALENVRPKLEVKSRRVGGATYQVPVEVSFDRQQTLAFRWLIEAAGNRKGLPMADALAAELVDAYNGTGTVVKKREDVHKMAQSNRAFAHLRW; encoded by the coding sequence ATGTCACGCAGACACAGAGCTGAAAAAAGAGAACGCATTCCGGATTCGCGCTACAAGAGCGCGCTCGTAAGCCACCTCATCAACATGGTGATGAAGGACGGCAAAAAGACCGTCGCGGAACGCATCGTATACGGTGCAATCGAAAAGGTTAGCGAAAAGCTCGAAAAGGGCGACCCCATCGACCTGCTCTTGGGCGCGCTCGAAAACGTTCGTCCGAAGCTTGAAGTTAAGAGCCGCCGCGTAGGTGGCGCAACGTACCAAGTCCCCGTCGAAGTTTCGTTCGACCGCCAGCAGACGCTCGCGTTCCGTTGGCTCATCGAAGCGGCGGGCAACCGCAAGGGTCTGCCGATGGCCGACGCTCTCGCGGCTGAACTCGTAGACGCCTACAACGGCACGGGTACGGTTGTCAAGAAGCGCGAAGACGTCCACAAGATGGCGCAGTCCAACAGGGCTTTTGCGCACCTCCGCTGGTAA